TCGCACCACCGCCGGTGACGTTGAACGACTCGTTGACGGCGGTTTGCGTGCCGAAGTCAACCGAGAGCTCGAGCTCCAGGTCGAGTCCACCGACGCGGCTCTTGACGTTCAGGCCGTCAGCCACCGCGGCGGAGCCGTTGATGCTGAGCTCGGCATCGACGCCGGTGTCCCGCGTGCCGCTGGCTGCACTCCACGGGCCGCTAATGGCCTCGACGCTGACGAACTGGCTCGAGCCGTAGCCGACCGAGTCGATGTGCAGCGTCGTACCGCTGAGGTTGGCCTCGACGCCCGTCGACTCCTTGATGGAGTTGATGGCCGTTGCCATGGCGATCGTGGTGGTACCGCTCGCGAAGGTGAGCTGCTCGACACCCTTGTTGCCGGCGATCTCGAGCGTGACGACGCCCGACGCGTTGGCACCGACGGTGATTCGGCCGGTCTGAGCACTGGTCGTGACGTCGACGTCGATGGCGATGCTGCCGTTGTCGGGCAGATCCGCGCTGTTGATCTTGACGTCCGGCACATTGCTGGCCGTCACGCCGCTGAGCGTGTAGTCCAGCGCACCGTTGAGCAGGTTCTCACCGTTGAAGGTGGTGGTGTTGCTGATGCGGTTGATCGAGCCGAGGATCGCGTCGACCTGAAGCTGGTTGGCTTCGATCTCGGCCGGTGCCAGGGCACCGGTGTTGGCGGCCTCGTTGGTGAGGGCCTGGACCTGCAGGAGCAGGTTGTTGACCTCGGCGAGGCTGCCCTCGGCGGTGTTGATGACGTTGTTGGCCCGCGTCGAGTTGTCGATCGCCTGCCGGATGCCGGCCATCTCGGACCGCATGTTCTCCGACGCGATCAGGGCGGCGGGGCCGTCCTTGCCGGTGTTGATCTTCAGACCCGTGCTGAGGCGCTCCAGGCGCATCGAGAGGTCGTTGTTGTTGTGGCCGAGCGAACGCTGAGCCTGCAGCGACGTGATGTTGGTGTTGATACGCATGCGAAGGATCCTCCGTGATCCTGGGGGAACTGGGTTGTGCCGTGTCCGTCCGTGGACCGCGGCCGAGGGTCTTGTCGGAAGTCGGACGTGCGTTTCGCGAGAGTCGGACCCGCCCCAGGCGCGTCCCATAAGTGGGGCCAATAAAAACGCGACGCCCGTGCTGCGGGAGCCACTGGCCCGACGCCGCTACGCTCCCTGCCCGATGCAGACCAGCACCGAGTGGCTCGCCGACTACCTCGACCCCGTCCCTTCCACCCAGGAGGCCGGCGAGCGGCTGACCATGGCCGGGTTTCCTGTCGAGGAGGTCTCCCAAGTCGCCGGCGTCGACGTGATGGACGTCGAGATCACGTCCA
This Planctomycetota bacterium DNA region includes the following protein-coding sequences:
- a CDS encoding flagellin, whose amino-acid sequence is MRINTNITSLQAQRSLGHNNNDLSMRLERLSTGLKINTGKDGPAALIASENMRSEMAGIRQAIDNSTRANNVINTAEGSLAEVNNLLLQVQALTNEAANTGALAPAEIEANQLQVDAILGSINRISNTTTFNGENLLNGALDYTLSGVTASNVPDVKINSADLPDNGSIAIDVDVTTSAQTGRITVGANASGVVTLEIAGNKGVEQLTFASGTTTIAMATAINSIKESTGVEANLSGTTLHIDSVGYGSSQFVSVEAISGPWSAASGTRDTGVDAELSINGSAAVADGLNVKSRVGGLDLELELSVDFGTQTAVNESFNVTGGGATFQVGSTVGSQGQVNVGVASVNTNRLGNNQVGFLSQIGSGGDASLVAGETTKAQEILTAAIQEIATLRGRLGALQKNVLETNITSLGVALENVTAAESDIRDADFASETAQLSRAQILTQANTAILAQANATPQQVLSLLQ